A stretch of DNA from Shewanella sediminis HAW-EB3:
GAACCAGCTATCCCAATCCAGGCCATAATCTTTATGTTTGGAAAATAGCAAACAGTGCTCGTGTAAATTTTGCGTGGTAATTTCTTTCGACTTTTCAAGGTAGTCAGGACTACAGAATGCAATCAGCGTCTCTTTAATTAGCGGTTTAAAAACATAACCATCTTGAGACTCCCGTGTCACGATAAATATATCGGCAATCATATCGCTCATTTCAATGTCATTTTGAAACATACCGACGTTAATATTCAGCTCAGGATATTGCCTTCTTAACTTCTCCATATTCGGAACCAACCATCTGGCCGCGAGAGAAGTATAAGAGTGTACCCTGACCTCCCCTGACATAGTCGGGACCAGACTGGCGCAGACACTATTTAAATCATAAAAAACGGGGGACAGTCTCTGCCGAAGCTCAAGGCCAGCCTCGGTCAGGTTGATCTTTCCTGCATTTCGATAAAATAGCTTCTCTAAGAAGTAGTCTTCCAGCTGTTTAATTTGTTGCGACACTGCACTTTGAGTAATACTCAATTCATTAGCGGCAAGAGAGCAACTTTCTAATCTTGCACAGGACTCAAAAATCTGAAGCGCTCTTAACGGAATGTTATTATTCATACTTAGCTACATATCGAAATACCTTACAGAAGGTTACCATAAGCTTTTACTTAAAATATGTAATCAGGCGCACAATAAAGTGTTACACCTTAGTTAAACAGGGTGGGATCTTTTAATTATAAGACCGGGCTCACAAACATTTGCAATAACGTGAACACCAATAAAAAGGTAAATGTTATTGCAAATGAACATATCAATTTAATTGTGAAAAGAAATATAATTATAAATAAAAATGTGAATGAAATTATAACGATAAGTTCAACACGTAAGCTAACTCAATTAGATTGTTAAAACAATATCGACAGTTTACAGACTATCACTCTAATAAAAATATTGTTCACACATTGATAACTTGAACGTTATTACCAGTTAGTTACAAAAACGGCCAACTGAATTCAGTTGGCCGTTAATATATAGATGCTTAATTAAGCAATCAAGATTCAATTGATATACACGATATTTAACTAACCGATTATTGCACTCAAGTCTTCGCTGACCTCATCGAGAAACTCATCGGCTTGATCGAACACACCCAACATCTTAATGAAACCGTGAATAACCCCCTCGTACATCTTATGTTTTACCGGCACGCCACATGCCTGAAGTTTTTGCGCATAATGACAGCCATCATCACACAAGGGATCATACTGAGCGGTATAGATAAAAGTCGGTGGTAACGCACTATGGTCGGCAGCACCGAGGGGCGAGCAGTAGGGATTTTTTGCATCGGCCTCGCTGCGCATATAGTGATGCCAGTAATATTTCATACTCGCTTGCTGCAATAGATAACCCTCGGCATTGGCGACGGCCGAAGGAGTATGCCACCCGTATTGTACAGCCGGATAGACTAAAACCTGATAAGCCAGCTTAGGACCATTTTCATCACGCAGGCGCAAACACACTGCGGCGGCAAGATTACCACCGGCACTGTCGCCTAAAATACCAATTCTGTTCACATCCAAACCAAGTTGAGATGCGTACTCGAACACCCATTGTGTCGAGGCATAACAATCATCCATAGGGATAGGAAACTTGTGCTCCGGTGCCTTCTGGTAATTAATCGCAATGACCACGGTTCCGGTACGGTTGGCCAAGGCACGGCTAAATGAATCATTGGTTTCAATGTTAGATACTACCCAGCCGCTGCCATGAATAAAGATAAGCCCGGGCTGTAAACCGGCTGTATCTTCAACGCCTTCGGGGCGATAGATACGAATAGGCAGATCGGCCGTCGGCCCCGGAATAAATCTATGCTCTACGGCCGCAACCGTCTCGGGTTTACGGCTTGGTATTGCTATGGCTAATGCGGTTAGATCTTCACGTCGGGACTGTGCCGGCGTCATATCTTCATAAGCCGGGGCTCCCGAGTCACGCACCTCTTGCAAGAACTGTTCAACTTTTGGATCGAGCGGCATGCTCCTCTCCTTATCTAAAATGTATGCTATTCAAATTATACGCATTGGCAGAATTTGCCTGTCGTGTCGATTCTCTGAGATTCTTACTTGAACAATAAAAGGGTATGCCGCCTGACAATCACTAACAGCAACAGAATCAAATGATGTGGGGATTGATAATCATCAATTGAATCCATTGAAATAGAGCAGATGAGTAATCAAACTCGTCAGGCGGCATGGAAACTGTCACGCTTCGATAAGCGTATAACCTTATTCAAACTGGCCAGAGTTAAAACTAGCCAGAGTTCAAACTAGCCAAAGCCCAAACCAACCAAAGTTCAAACCGGCCAGCTTTACACTAACTTTTCGGCTGAACCTCGGTTGAACCCGTTAGACGTGGACGATTAGCCTCCACCCGAGTCAGCGGCTCGACCTCCTGCATGGACCTCGACGATCGACCGGCAAGCAGCTGATACTCCAGGGTATTTAATCCTTTCCAATGGAGATCCTGCTCAGACACCTGTCTAATGACCTTAGCGGGCGAGCCAAGTAGGAGCTGCCGCGGCGCCCCTTTAAAGCCCCCTTTTACAAAGCTCATTGCACCGACAATACTGTCAGGTCCTATCACGGCGGCATCCATCACCACCGCGTTCATACCGACGAGTGCGTTTCGCTTAATCACACAGCCATGCAAGATGGCACCATGACCGATATGCCCATTCTCCTCTACCACGGTATCCATACCGGCGTAGCCATGCATGATACAGCCATCTTGCAGATTGGAACCTTTCTCTAAAATCAGCCGGCCATAATCACCACGCAGCGACGCATTTGGCCCGATATAGACATCGGCGCCGACTAGCACATCACCGATTAATACCGCAGTCGGGTGAACATACGCACTGGGGTCCACCACAGGCACTAAACCTTCAAACTCATAACAGGGCATTTAAATTACTCTCTTTATCTATCTATTTTGTCAGGCTCATCAATTTAACCATCGGCTAAAGCCTTCCCCTTTCAAGATCATTACAGGGCATTTAAATCACTCATTTTATCTGGCCCAGCGGCTTCAGCCTTCACTCTTTCAAGACCATAACAGGGCATCTAAATGACTCTCTGGCATTACCCAAGAAATTAGCGGTTAACTCTCTGACTCAAAGCACAAAAAATTAACGGATACTTTCTCTTATACCAATGAGTTAAAAATTTGGTGAGCTCAGAATATCGAGGGGTCTTCGATATTGATGGGATCATTGAGCTCACCATAAAAACGTATATCAGGTTATTTCTATTCGACTAATTCCACTCGACTATTTCCACTCGCCTAATTCCACTCGATTAGGCCAAAGTTCAGATAGACCATCTCCGGATCGTTGGCATCCACCATTCTGAAATGAATGCAGTTATCGTCCCATCTCCAGATTTGGGTCTTCACCGTGCTGCCCGGGTACAAAGATTTAGTCAGGCGAGTCTTAAAGCGCGTCAGACGTTCAGGTTCGCCGGGAAACATCGCCTGAATAATGTGGCGACAGGCAACACCGGCCGTGCTCACGCCATGTAGGTTCGGCTTAGGGTGACCAAATTCCCTAGCATACTCCCAGTCGACATGCTGAGGATGGTCGTCGCCGGATAATCGATAGATAAGCGCCTGATTCAGCGGGATAGCTTGTTCAATTTCAAAATCCGGTGCCCGCTCCGGCATCTCAACTATGTCTCTGGGCGCCTTGGGACCACCGAAACCGCCGTCATAGAGGGCGCAGTCCCAGCTTTCATTGGTAAAGAGTTTAGTGCCGGCTTCATCGAAGGTTTCGCCGATATGCTGAGCCAGGCAGCCACGACCTTCGCCACGGTCGAACAGGCCTTTTAACAATACTTTTGTACTTAGTTTACCGGGACAGGTGGGCAATGGCTGATGAATACGGAGATCGAAGCCCCAGTGCAGAGAGCCGCCCCACTCGAAACCGTAATCTATGGTCTTGGTCACTTCGGCGTCGACAATTTGGATTGCCGCAAACATAGGTAGTACTTTTAAATTCTTTTCATACACATAGTCTAAATCTGTTTTTCCGTCGCTAGCCGCACCGCAACCCAGTGCAAACAGCATGACATCCCTTTCGGTATATTCATTAATGAACGGACCATAGGTCTGCCCCTGCATCTCTAACTTTAACGCCATTTGAAACTCCTTTTACCTACCAAGACTAACATCTGATATTTTGAAGAGAGGTCCCTTCAGAGACTCTCTAAAAAGCACATAGGATATGGATACAACAAGATGAAACTAAGATTTGAACGGATAACTGTGGGACCGGGAGCACCGGATCCCACAGATTGGTACTAAGGCAATTAATCGTTAGATTATCGGCCTTTCCAAACAGGATCGCGCTTCTCAGAAAAGGCCAGAGGTCCCTCTGAAGCATCTTCTGAACGCAATACTGACGGATAGTTTTTCAAGCTTGCGGTGCGGATATGGCGATATCCATCTTCTACCGATAGCTCACTGGTTTCACGGTAAATTTCTTTAATAGCAGCAATGGCTAAAGGCGCACCTTGAGCGATTTGCTGAGCCAATTCACGTGCAGTATCCATCAGTTTATCGCTTTCAACCACACGGTTAACGACGCCCCAACGCAATGCTTCTTCGGCGTCCATACCACGACCAGTCATCATCAACTCATTGACGATGGCAGGTGGCAACAATTTTGGAAGACGTAACATTCCGCCGCTGTCCGGCACAATGCCTAACTTGGCTTCAGGTAGAGCAAAGCTGGCGTTTTCAGAACAAACAATCATGTCTGCTGCTAGTGCAAGTTCAAAACCGCCACCGAACGCATAACCGTTCACCGCTGCGATAACCGGCTTGTCCAGATCGAAGATCTCGGTCAGTCCGGCAAAACCACCAGGACCAAAATCTGCATCCGGTGCTTCACCTTCTGCCGCAGCTTTCAGATCCCAACCTGCAGAGAAGAAACGTGCACCGGCACCGGTAATAATGGCGACGCGCAACTCAGGATCTTCACGAAATGCCAGGAAGACTTCACCCATCTCAAAACTTGTTTTTGCATCGATGGCATTCGCCTTGGGTCTGTCCAAGGTAATTTCTAAAATACTGCCATTTCGGGTGACGTGTAATGATTCGCTCATGCTAATACTCCATTCGGAGCCATCAAAGATGACTCTCATTAAAAGATTAATTCACTCAATTCAACTTAAAGTCACGCAAGAAGTTTTTTGTCTATTTTACAAGTACAGGTTCTTGGGAATGACTCTCTTATTTCAACGAAAGATGGAACTTTAAACTTCGCCATATTTTCAGAACAATAATTTAGAATTTCATCGATACTCAAGGACACTCCCTCGTTAAAAATAACGAAGGCTTTAACCGCTTCATCACGAATATGATCGGGTACGCCGATAACTGCTGCATCCAAAATATCGGGATGCGACATAAGAGCTTTTTCAATTTCACTGCTTGAAATATTCTCTCCGGAGCGTTTAATCATATTTGTCTTTCTATCGACAAAATAAAATAACCCTCTCTCATCGACATAACCTTTATCACCGGTGTAGAGCCAACCGTCGGCAGTCAGAACCTCTGCCGTCGCTTCGGGATCTTTATAGTAACCCTTGAGTATGGTTCTCCCGGGAACACCTTTGACCCGCAAATCGCCGACGATATTAGGCGCAACTTCATTGCCATTTTCGTCCGTAATTTTGGCCTCATAAGATAGTCCGGGCCTGCCGATGGACGGCCAGTGACGTTCTTCACCTGGCGTGTCGCCAATCAGCCCGACTAAGGTCTCTGTCATACCATAGGAATTAAACAGCTCAACCTTGAATCGCGTCTCGAAATCCAATTTTTCCTGATCTGAAATATGCATAAAAAACAACATATCACGCAGACAATGCTCGCGTTCATTGGGCATTACGGGCTGCAACATCAGGGTCCGTACTATCATCGGCATGCTGTGGGTGATAGTGGCCCTGTAATCACAAACCTGCTTCCAGAACTTACGCGCACTGTACTTCTCAAGCATGACCAGACGCGCACCAACGGTAAACGCTGCCATAGCCGCATTACACTGAAAATCGATATGAAAGCTGGGCATCATAGTCAAATAGGTGTCATCGGCTCTCAAGTTGGTTTGCCAAGCCGTGTAATAGCCCGCAAACAGTAGATTACAATGAGTGATCTCCACGCCCTTGGGCCTGGAGGTCGTGCCTGAAGTACATAAAATTTCGACTACATCGTCACTGCTTAAGGGCACCATCTTCTCTAACTGAGTAGACTGCTGGCTCAAAAGCAGATCAAAATTAATGGCATTCGAAATATCTGAACTTACCACCCTTGTCACTAAGATATTATTTACTGAATTATCGTCATCCTGCTCTATTCTTTTAAAGGTAGGCAGAAACTCCTCTTCAATAACCACCGCTTTTACATCACATTTATTGATGATGTATTTACATTCCCCATAGACATATTGTGTATTAATAGGAACGATAACGGCGCCAATTTTTGCTAATCCAAACCAACAGAATATAAATTGAGGGCTGTTATATAACTGTACGGCTACTTTATCCCCCTTATTAATACCTAATTGAAGGAATAGATTTGCGGCCTTGTTAATTTCATTGTTCAGTGCACTATAAGTTAACTCTCGGACATCGCCAGCAGCATCCTCAAAAACTAACGCTGTGTTATCACTATATTTACGCGCACGCTCTTCCCACATGCATCTTATTGTTTTGCTACCAACGATATCCATTATCAATGCCTCACTTACTACCAGAGACTTTGGCCAAGCCTTTTTCACTTAAACTTTGGATCTCTTCTTGTGAATAACCAATGTCACTCAGGATATCCGCGGTATCCATGCCGTGTTTCGGCATACCACGCCATATCTGACCCGGATTATTCTTGAACTTAGGCATCACGTTTGGCCCCTTGCAGGTCTTGCCATCGATGTTTTGCCATTGTGTGATTGACTCACGAGCAACATATTGTGGGTTAGACTCAAGCTCAGGAACGGTCAGCACTTTAGCGCAGGCCACTTTCAGCTCGGCGAATCTTGCTAACACCTCTTCGATAGTGCGAGTCGCCATATAAGCATCCAGGCAGTCTTCAACCTGCTCACCGAAAGGACATTCGACGCGATGGATCAACTGAGTTCCTTCAGGGATCTCCTCTGTACCATAGAGATGAGAAATATTCATATCCTTGAACATCTCCTCTATCTGCATCGCACCGACCAGCTCCATAACGATATAGCCATCCTCACAGGTGTACAGACCACAACCGGCGTAGTATGGATCTTTACCTTTGGTCATACGCGGGCACATCTCGCCGCCATTGAAATGATCCATCATGAAGTACTGACCCATGCGTAACATCACTTCATACATAGCGATATCGATACTTTCGCCGACACCCGTTTCGCGTACACGATATAGGGCCGCCAGGGCTGAAGTGGTCGCTGTCATGCCTGAGAAGTAGTCTGCCGTATAAGGGAAGGCCGGCATTGGCTGGTCCTTATCCCCGTTCTGGATCAGGTAACCACTGAATGCCTGAGCAATAGTGTTGTAAGCAGGAAGATTGGTGTACTCATCGGTGCCGTACTGTCCGAACCCTGACAGGTGAGCCACAACCAGCTTCTTGTTACGCTCCCACAAGACTTCGTCGGTGATGCCACGACGAGCGAAGGCTGGACCTTTACTCGCTTCGATGAAGATATCGGTGGTTTCCATCAGTTTAAGGAAAGCATCACGACCTTCATCTTTAAAGATATTCAGAGACAAGGCATGTAGGTTACGACGAGACAGCTCAGGATAGTTAGGCTGTACACGTATGGTATCTGCATAAGCCACGTTCTCAATCCAAATGACTTCTGCGCCCCACTCGGCAAGCATCTGGGCAGCAAATGGCCCTGCGATCTCAATACCGGAAAATACAACCCGAACCCCGGATAGCGGGCCGAACGTAGGAGTGGTTAATTTCTTTGACATAATACCCTTCTCTTTTATATTCAAACTAAGACTCTGCACGACGATGGCGTCGGCAATCTCTGATAAAAACTAAATCGGATTTGAAGATAAGGCGTACGGGATCGTGAAAACGTGATGAAGACAGATGCGCGTTTTCAGGAACAGAGCAAGAATTTGATTTGCCTCCACAAGAGATGTGGAGGCCTTGCCGTACGGATTAACCCAGCATTAATTATCTGTATTGCTTAAGTACAGAACGACCAAGGGTCAGAATTTGCATCTCATCTGAACCGCCTGACACTCTGTCGACGCGAATGTCACGCCACATACGGCTGATACGATGTTCGCCAGCGATAGCATAGCCACCCAGAACCTGCATCGCAGAATCGATAACTTCGAAACCGGCATTCGCACAAAAGTATTTGCACATTGCAGAGTCACCAGATGTCATCGTGCCTTGGTCACACTTCCAGGCTGCTTCATAAACCATGTTTTTCATGCTGTTAAGCTTGATAGCCATATGAGCAAACTTATCCTGGATAAGCTGGTAGCGACCGATAGCCTCACCGAATTGAACCCTCTGGTTAGCATACTTAGCCGCATCTTCGAATGCGCAGTAAGCAGCGCCATAGTTGGTCAGTGCAACAAGGAAACGTTCTGAGTCAAACTCCTCCTTAACACGTAAGAAGCCATTGCCCTCTTCACCAAACATGTCCGACTCTTCCAGCTCAAGTTCATCGAACTGAAGCTCGCAGCAGCTGTCCATCTTCAAACCAAGCTTAGGTAACTTGCCTAACTTGATACCCGGCTTTGACATATCCACAAACCACTCGGTAAAGATTGGCTTCTCTGAATCTGCATCTTTAGCCATAACCACGATGTAAGGCGTACCCGCCGCACTGGTGATAAAGCACTTGCTACCGGTAAGATAAACTTTGCCGTTCTTTCTCTTATAAGTGGTTAGCAAGCTACCCACGTCAGAACCTGCGCTTGGCTCAGTGATAGCCGAGTTCCACATCTGCTTACCGGTACCACGTAGTTCCATGATCTTTTGGATTTGGTCTTGGTTACCGTGTTTCAGAATCGTTGTGATGCCAGGTAACTGATACAAGACATAAGTCGGTGCACCTAAACGGCCAAGCTCTTCCCAGATAACGGCAAGGGTAACCATTCCGGCGTCGAATCCACCGTGCTCTTCAGGAAGCAAAAGGCTATCAATTCCCATCTCGGCTAGCTCTTTGACGAATCTCTCCGGGTACTGACTATTTTCATCACACTCTGCAAAATAGTTTTCCCAGTTCTCCTTCGCCATCAAATCGCGAATACCAGAAACGAATAACTCTTGCTCGTCGCTTAATTTAAAATCCATCGTATATTCCTATAAATTACTATTACTTGGCTCAAGTGCTGGCTCATTGGCCAACACTAAGAGGCCCATTTGTTTTTACGCGCGTCTTTCAAGAAAGAGATGATAATCATGACATTGACGACAATCAGTGGCGCACCACCTGCAATAATCGCCGTCTGTAGCGGCTTAAGTCCGCCAAGTGATAACAACACGATACCGATAACACCGACCAGTACAGACCAACCCACACGAACCCAGACTGGTGGCTCGTTGTCGGCATCGGCACCCTTACAGGTAGACATTGCCAACGTGTAAGAACAGGCGTTAATCAAGGTAACTGTTGCGAGGAAACATAAGATGAAGAAGCCCCACATGGTGATAGTGCTCATTGGCAGAGCAGCCCAGGTTTCGATGATCGCTCTGGGAGCACCATGATCTGCAATCAGTTGAGGCATGTTGATGATATTTTCATTCATCAGATTCATGGTGTTACTGCCCAGGATGGTCCAAAGGAACCAAGTAGAAGCAGTCAAACCACCCACCATTGTCAGACAAAGTTGACGCACGGTACGACCACGAGAGATCTTAGCCAGGAAGATACACATCTGGATACCGTAAACGACCCACCACGCCCAGTAGAACACGGTCCAATCTTGCGGCCAGCTGCCTTCACTGATAGAACTGGTATAGAAGAGCATGCGAGGCAGGTAATCAAGCATCACACCCACAGACTCGGTGAAGTAGTTAACTGTGAAGCTGGTTGCACCGATAAGGAACACCCAAACAAGCATGATGATACTCAGGTAGCTACGCAGATCACTGGCAATCTTAATGCCCTTGGTCAGACCGAAAGCTACACACACAGCGTTAAAGATAATCCATGCTGAAATAACGATAGTATCGACTTCAATGGTACGTGGAATGCCGAACAGCCACTGGATACACTCAGTCACCAAAGGTGTCGCCAAGCCTAAACTTGTACCCATAGCCAAAATCAGTGCTACAACATAAATATTATCGATAATAGTACCGAGAATACCTTTATGATGTTTACCCAAAACTGGCTCTAATGTGCCACTGGGGCGAACCACATCCATCTTCTTAACATAAAGGAAGTAACCCAAAGCAACAGTGAAGAAGCCGTAACCCATCCAAGGCAGAGGTCCCCAATGGAAGAGACTATAAGCGACACCAAGCTCTTTCGCTTGAACCGAGAGGGAGTCAAGTTCGAAAGGTGGATAAGTCACATAGTAATAGACCTCTAACGATCCCCAGTACAGTACGGCGGCAGAAGTACAAGAGGCGAACATCAGGAATACCCAGCTTCCGGTACTGAATTCTGGTGTTTCCTGACCTAAACGGTTATTTGCATAAGGTCCCCAGACCAGCCAGGCCCAACCTACTGCCATTGCGATCATGTACCACTCAAATGCCCAGCCCCATGAGTGGGTTAAATAGTGAAATACATCCTTAATAACTATATTAGCCGCATCCAGATCTCTAACTGTCAAGTAAGAGAGCAATATGACCACAATCAATGACGGGAAGAAGATTTTCGGGTCAATGGTGACCTTCTTCTTTGTTCCTTCAGTGATACCTACATCCAAAGTTTTTTCATTCATCTTAATACATCTCCCTCTTTTTTTTAGGAGGATAATAGTTAAGGTTTCGAAGTTCTTTCAATCTGTGTATTTATCAACACTTAGTATTAACTTATAGCCAGTCAGATTAAAGCTCTGACTATTAAGACTAACTATTAAGAATGGTTAAAAACGCAAATCAAAATAACCTAACACACCTTTTTCATTTTCTTACCAACAGACAATAACCAACAATTAAACAATGATAATTTATTAATTGATATTCCTTAGTTGACGGCAGAATAATGCATGCCCTGAACTTCTTATTCAGTGATCGTTATCACGATCATTTGAAATAGAAAAAAAACGAAAAAAACCACTTAGAAAATAGTGTTATTTCCATCACAAAACAGGGGGTAAAGAGGAGATTAGAGGGAGGTGTAACAAAGCAGTAATACGTAAGAACATGACTCGTTAACCTGAGGTGGCGACGACGACAAGCACACGGCAACCTATTGTTTATACTGGACTTATTTCAATCTGAATTTTATTGAAAAATGAGAGCGATAGACCATAAACTAAGAGAAAACACCGCAACACGGCCCCTCCTAAATAGTATTTCTAATAGTGATATTAGTACGGCTAAAACCCCTCATTAGTAGAGCTAACATTAATATTAGCCGCACTAAAAACATGCATTAAAACCACTAAAAAAAGACACCATTAGCTGGGCTAATATTATTATTACCCGAACTAAAAACCCTTGTATTTAAAGCGCTAAACAGCCTATAGGAAGACGACTATTAGAACGGCTAATATTAACGTTAGAAACACTAACAGCAAACACTTAATAAGTGTGACCCGCCTAACATTAGCGTCGATAATTCTAGTCATATAATTGCACCACTTACTAAATCAACATGCGGCAATAAAACAATATACTTTTAAACTAAGCACTAGCTACATATTGAAGTTGCTATAAATGATTTATTTACGATACCGACAGATAAACGTTATTGATACGCCGGATTGGCAACAAACAATAAGCATACAGCGGTTTGACCGTCAAAACGTTATCAGATGTTATATAAGTAAAATCATAAGTAATATAGCCATACCTCAAATTTAGAAGTATGTAATATCTAAACTGGAGAAATAATGAAAATTATTACGTGTTACAAATTAGTTCCCGAAGAGCAAGATATCACAGTGAAAGCTGACGGTATTCTGGACACAAGTAAAGCAGCCCCAAAGATCAATCAATTTGATCTCAATGCGGTAGAAGCAGCGGTGGAGATCAAAGCCCTCGTCGGTGAATGCAAGATCACAGCCTTAAGCATGGGCGGTAAGGCTTTGGACAACCCCAAAGCACGTAAAGACATCCTCTCTCGCGGACCCGATGATCTGACTGTCGTGGTTGACGAGAAATTCGAACACCTCCTACCTCACCAAACTGCTCGCGTTCTTGCCGCTGCAGCACAAAAAAATGGTTTCGACCTGATTATTTGTGGTGATGGTTCAGGTGACCTCTATGCACAGCAAGTTGGTATACAACTTGGTGAGCTGCTTGAAGTCGCGACTATCAACGCGGTAAGCAAAATCGTTTCGGCCCAAGACGGAACAGTTACCGTTGAAAGAGCCTTAGACGATGAAGTTGAAGTTCTTGAGATCACACTTCCTGCCGTTATCTCAGTTTCAGCCGACATCAACGAACCAACGATCCCATCGATGAAGACCATTTTAGCCGCAGGCAGAAAGCCGGTAACTAAGTTAAGTGCCGAAGATCTCGAGATTGCTGAAATTCCGGCTCTTGTTGAATCTGTTTCAGTACTGGCGCCAAAACAGGCCGAACGTAAGCAGATCATTATTGACGGCGATGATGAAGATCAAGTCGCAGAATTTGCAGAACACCTGCGCAAAGCACTTAAGTAAGGGGAAAAATGATGAGCAAACTGTCTAATGTATGGGTATTTAGTGATATCGCTTCCCGTTTACCTGAAGTTATCGCCGGCGGTGTTCAGCTAGGCGAAAAAGTCTCGGCTTTCGTGATTGGCTCAGAAGATGAGATAGCTAAAGCATACTCACTGGGTGCAACCCATGTGTATTACCTGGGTGAAAAAGATACCAGCAAGATTATTGAAGATTATGCTGAGACTATGGCCCATGCCATCTCAAATGGCGACACAAATACCTTAATGCTGCTCGGTGCAACCAAGCGCGGAAAAGCACTGGCTGCAAAATTGGGTGTACAACTTAATGCCGGCGTTATCAACGATGCCTCTGAAGTCACTGTAGCTGATGGCGTAACAGCCAAGCACATGGTCTACGGCGGCCTGGCTATCGGTGAAGAAAAAATCGTATCACCTATTGCGCTTATCACTATCGGCAATGGCGTATTCGAAGCCGCCCAAGCCGACAATTCGAAAACCGG
This window harbors:
- a CDS encoding LysR substrate-binding domain-containing protein — translated: MNNNIPLRALQIFESCARLESCSLAANELSITQSAVSQQIKQLEDYFLEKLFYRNAGKINLTEAGLELRQRLSPVFYDLNSVCASLVPTMSGEVRVHSYTSLAARWLVPNMEKLRRQYPELNINVGMFQNDIEMSDMIADIFIVTRESQDGYVFKPLIKETLIAFCSPDYLEKSKEITTQNLHEHCLLFSKHKDYGLDWDSWFRDNGVEMSSTQKKLVFNHNMLAVQAAIYGEGIVLGVEQTLRVEIESGNLVKLDLPSCYSGFNYSIAYKASKQRDARIMKIVDWICDKYPRVSGSN
- a CDS encoding alpha/beta hydrolase, with protein sequence MPLDPKVEQFLQEVRDSGAPAYEDMTPAQSRREDLTALAIAIPSRKPETVAAVEHRFIPGPTADLPIRIYRPEGVEDTAGLQPGLIFIHGSGWVVSNIETNDSFSRALANRTGTVVIAINYQKAPEHKFPIPMDDCYASTQWVFEYASQLGLDVNRIGILGDSAGGNLAAAVCLRLRDENGPKLAYQVLVYPAVQYGWHTPSAVANAEGYLLQQASMKYYWHHYMRSEADAKNPYCSPLGAADHSALPPTFIYTAQYDPLCDDGCHYAQKLQACGVPVKHKMYEGVIHGFIKMLGVFDQADEFLDEVSEDLSAIIG
- the caiE gene encoding carnitine operon protein CaiE, which encodes MPCYEFEGLVPVVDPSAYVHPTAVLIGDVLVGADVYIGPNASLRGDYGRLILEKGSNLQDGCIMHGYAGMDTVVEENGHIGHGAILHGCVIKRNALVGMNAVVMDAAVIGPDSIVGAMSFVKGGFKGAPRQLLLGSPAKVIRQVSEQDLHWKGLNTLEYQLLAGRSSRSMQEVEPLTRVEANRPRLTGSTEVQPKS
- a CDS encoding MaoC/PaaZ C-terminal domain-containing protein, translating into MALKLEMQGQTYGPFINEYTERDVMLFALGCGAASDGKTDLDYVYEKNLKVLPMFAAIQIVDAEVTKTIDYGFEWGGSLHWGFDLRIHQPLPTCPGKLSTKVLLKGLFDRGEGRGCLAQHIGETFDEAGTKLFTNESWDCALYDGGFGGPKAPRDIVEMPERAPDFEIEQAIPLNQALIYRLSGDDHPQHVDWEYAREFGHPKPNLHGVSTAGVACRHIIQAMFPGEPERLTRFKTRLTKSLYPGSTVKTQIWRWDDNCIHFRMVDANDPEMVYLNFGLIEWN
- the caiD gene encoding crotonobetainyl-CoA hydratase, encoding MSESLHVTRNGSILEITLDRPKANAIDAKTSFEMGEVFLAFREDPELRVAIITGAGARFFSAGWDLKAAAEGEAPDADFGPGGFAGLTEIFDLDKPVIAAVNGYAFGGGFELALAADMIVCSENASFALPEAKLGIVPDSGGMLRLPKLLPPAIVNELMMTGRGMDAEEALRWGVVNRVVESDKLMDTARELAQQIAQGAPLAIAAIKEIYRETSELSVEDGYRHIRTASLKNYPSVLRSEDASEGPLAFSEKRDPVWKGR
- the caiC gene encoding crotonobetaine/carnitine-CoA ligase; the protein is MDIVGSKTIRCMWEERARKYSDNTALVFEDAAGDVRELTYSALNNEINKAANLFLQLGINKGDKVAVQLYNSPQFIFCWFGLAKIGAVIVPINTQYVYGECKYIINKCDVKAVVIEEEFLPTFKRIEQDDDNSVNNILVTRVVSSDISNAINFDLLLSQQSTQLEKMVPLSSDDVVEILCTSGTTSRPKGVEITHCNLLFAGYYTAWQTNLRADDTYLTMMPSFHIDFQCNAAMAAFTVGARLVMLEKYSARKFWKQVCDYRATITHSMPMIVRTLMLQPVMPNEREHCLRDMLFFMHISDQEKLDFETRFKVELFNSYGMTETLVGLIGDTPGEERHWPSIGRPGLSYEAKITDENGNEVAPNIVGDLRVKGVPGRTILKGYYKDPEATAEVLTADGWLYTGDKGYVDERGLFYFVDRKTNMIKRSGENISSSEIEKALMSHPDILDAAVIGVPDHIRDEAVKAFVIFNEGVSLSIDEILNYCSENMAKFKVPSFVEIRESFPRTCTCKIDKKLLA
- the caiB gene encoding L-carnitine CoA-transferase translates to MSKKLTTPTFGPLSGVRVVFSGIEIAGPFAAQMLAEWGAEVIWIENVAYADTIRVQPNYPELSRRNLHALSLNIFKDEGRDAFLKLMETTDIFIEASKGPAFARRGITDEVLWERNKKLVVAHLSGFGQYGTDEYTNLPAYNTIAQAFSGYLIQNGDKDQPMPAFPYTADYFSGMTATTSALAALYRVRETGVGESIDIAMYEVMLRMGQYFMMDHFNGGEMCPRMTKGKDPYYAGCGLYTCEDGYIVMELVGAMQIEEMFKDMNISHLYGTEEIPEGTQLIHRVECPFGEQVEDCLDAYMATRTIEEVLARFAELKVACAKVLTVPELESNPQYVARESITQWQNIDGKTCKGPNVMPKFKNNPGQIWRGMPKHGMDTADILSDIGYSQEEIQSLSEKGLAKVSGSK